Genomic window (Polaromonas sp. JS666):
CACCACCAGCATGCCCAGCTGCTTGAGCGAGCCGATGCCGTACTTGCCCACGGTGAACGCGATGGCTCCCAGCACGCCCAGGGGCGCCAGCTTGATGATGATGCCCATGGTCTTGAACAGCACATGGGACAGGTCTTCGATGAAACTGCTGACATGCTTGCCGCGCTCGCCCAGCATGGCCAGCGCGCAGCCGAACAGCACAGCGAACAGCAGCACCTGCAGCACATCGCCATTGGCAAAGGCGCTCACCGCCGTGGTCGGGATCAGCTTCATCAGGAAGTCGACGGTGCCGCCGCCGGTCAGCTTGCTCGCGTTGGTGGCGTAGGCGCTCATGGCGCTGGCGTCGAGCGTCTTGGGGTCGACATTCATGCCCACGCCGGGCTGGAACACGAAGGCCAGCAGCAGGCCCAGCGCCAGCGCGACGGTGGTGACGACCTCAAAGTAGATCAGCGACTTGACGCCGACCCGGCCGACCCGCTTGAGGTCGCCGGTGCCGGCGATGCCGTGCACCACCACGCAGAACACGATCAGCGGGATCAGCATCTTGATGAGCTTGATGAAGCCGTCGCCGAGCGGCTTGAGCTGCACGGCCGTGTCAGGCCAGACAAAACCGAGGACGACGCCGACGATCAGCGCCAGCAGCACCTGACCGAACAGGGAGCGGAAAAACTTGGGCATGGCAGTCTCCGAAAGAGGGTTTCTGAACAGCAAGGCCGATTGCTCACAAGTCTTGCATACAAGTAATGTAGGCAAACTGGAGAAATAACATTTCAGGGTTATCCCGAGTCATCCCTGCCGGGAAAGTAAAAACTGATTCGCCCATTTCACCGGCTCACCCGGGCGGTGCAGACAGCGCCTCCGGAAAGCAAAACTCCCGCCGCAGCGGGAGTTTTGAGGGGGAAGGCTCCGGATGGTGCATGTCACTGCTCCAGGACTGGTGCCGGGGCGCGTGTCAGCGCCGCGCTGCCGCGCTGGCCACGGCCAGTGCCGTCATGTTCACCACGCGCCGCACGGTGGCCGAGGTGGTCAGGATGTGGGCCGAGGCGGCCGTGCCGAGCAGAATGGGGCCGACGGTGACGCCCTGGCCGCCCGTCATCTTGAG
Coding sequences:
- a CDS encoding C4-dicarboxylate transporter DctA; the protein is MPKFFRSLFGQVLLALIVGVVLGFVWPDTAVQLKPLGDGFIKLIKMLIPLIVFCVVVHGIAGTGDLKRVGRVGVKSLIYFEVVTTVALALGLLLAFVFQPGVGMNVDPKTLDASAMSAYATNASKLTGGGTVDFLMKLIPTTAVSAFANGDVLQVLLFAVLFGCALAMLGERGKHVSSFIEDLSHVLFKTMGIIIKLAPLGVLGAIAFTVGKYGIGSLKQLGMLVVLFYGAVIIFVVVVLGAIMRLSGFNLFKLLRYLREELMVVFATTSSDSVLPQIMAKLKHMGIRDSTVGLVIPTGYSFNLDAFSIYITLAAVFIAQATNTPISMADLLTILAISLVTSKGAHGVPGSAIVVLAATLQAIPAIPAIGLVLVLSVDWFMGIARALGNLIGNCVATVAVAAWEGDIDRERAHAVLNGEPHAVFDIEDEEPAPASVPLAAPVR